A section of the Nitrospira sp. genome encodes:
- a CDS encoding sensory rhodopsin transducer: MESIGRRRWAIADGYIPGTSHGPAPQMTSHETLCILNTSDQPAEVRITIYYADREPVGPYTVSAPARRTRHIRFNDLTDPEPIPVDTDYAAVVESNVRIVVQHTRLDSRQAENALFSTMAFPG, from the coding sequence GTGGAATCGATCGGTCGCAGACGATGGGCCATTGCGGATGGATACATCCCCGGGACTAGTCACGGCCCGGCTCCACAAATGACAAGCCATGAGACTCTGTGTATTCTGAACACGTCGGACCAGCCCGCGGAGGTGCGGATCACCATCTATTACGCCGACCGGGAGCCGGTCGGACCCTACACGGTTTCGGCGCCGGCTCGGCGCACGAGACACATTCGATTCAACGACCTGACGGATCCAGAACCTATTCCCGTCGATACCGATTATGCGGCCGTCGTCGAATCGAACGTGCGCATCGTGGTCCAGCACACCCGCCTGGACTCACGCCAGGCAGA
- a CDS encoding AI-2E family transporter — protein MWQITPIRDLMWLSGILFCLWFGYYLRGVFTPVIIALLLAYLFNPLIRRAESRWRVPRPVTISVILFVSAVVVLGLITWLGPLLSEQVQSFAERVPSYIQSVAQRYHVRMGDFSEHLSRLATSLRDDPLSILQPIFSGTGQAFGVLGTVIGTTTDVVLAFILIPIYFFFFAWHFDGTLDRIKRYIPTAYRSRVRHIVQRMDAAVSGFFRGRLAIALGSAVLYSLAWAFTGIRYWFLLGLITGILTIIPYASLIGWPLAIALKYLDVLSSNAGGFDLMTIVIWPSLAYLLVQFIESWLLTPWVQSQSMDMNAVTVLIVIFIGGALGGFYGLLLAIPLAACLKILIQELLLPRLARTAVLSGPLDEQRRATS, from the coding sequence TTGTGGCAGATCACACCGATCAGAGATCTCATGTGGTTGAGCGGGATTCTCTTCTGCCTCTGGTTCGGCTACTACCTGCGCGGCGTGTTTACGCCGGTCATCATCGCGTTATTGCTGGCCTATCTGTTCAACCCGCTGATCAGACGAGCGGAGAGCCGCTGGCGTGTGCCCCGTCCCGTCACGATTTCCGTCATTCTCTTCGTCTCAGCCGTCGTGGTCCTCGGATTGATCACGTGGCTTGGCCCGCTGCTGTCGGAACAGGTGCAGTCGTTCGCGGAGCGGGTTCCGTCTTATATACAAAGCGTCGCTCAGCGCTATCATGTGCGCATGGGTGACTTCTCGGAGCACCTCTCGCGTCTGGCCACAAGTCTCAGGGATGATCCGCTTTCAATCCTGCAGCCGATCTTCTCCGGAACCGGCCAGGCCTTTGGTGTTCTGGGGACCGTTATCGGCACAACAACCGACGTCGTCCTGGCATTCATCCTGATCCCGATTTATTTCTTTTTCTTCGCCTGGCATTTCGACGGCACGCTCGACCGGATAAAACGATACATCCCGACCGCCTACCGCTCACGGGTCCGGCATATCGTGCAACGGATGGATGCCGCCGTCAGCGGATTCTTTCGCGGCCGTCTTGCGATCGCCCTCGGGTCGGCGGTCCTGTACTCACTCGCCTGGGCGTTCACCGGTATACGCTATTGGTTTCTCCTCGGCTTGATCACTGGCATACTGACGATCATTCCCTATGCGTCGTTGATCGGCTGGCCGCTTGCCATTGCGCTGAAATATCTCGACGTCCTTTCGTCCAATGCGGGCGGATTCGATCTGATGACGATCGTGATCTGGCCCTCTCTCGCATACCTTCTGGTGCAGTTCATCGAAAGCTGGCTCCTGACGCCCTGGGTACAGAGCCAGTCGATGGATATGAATGCCGTCACGGTTTTGATCGTGATCTTCATCGGTGGGGCGTTGGGCGGCTTTTACGGGCTGTTGCTCGCCATTCCCTTAGCAGCCTGCCTGAAAATCCTTATACAGGAACTGCTGCTTCCCCGGCTCGCCCGCACGGCCGTTTTATCCGGACCGCTCGACGAGCAAAGGAGGGCGACATCATGA
- a CDS encoding pyruvate oxidase produces MSSTVADLLVDRLIAWGVDTVFSLPGDGINGIYEALRTRQERIALIQVRHEESAALAACGYAKFTRRLGVCLATSGPGGIHLLNGLYDARSDGQPVLAITGHTFHDLIGTHYQQDVSLDKLFSDVALYSERVMGPAHVSNVVDEAIKTAISRRTVAHITIPKDMQDWSAQDHGSKANVQGHSGDRYSDPLPLPAPSVMERAADLINAGSKIAILAGRGCLGAKSEILQLAETLGAPIVKPLLGKGVVPDDHPLTTGGIGLLGTAPSQEVLEACDTLIIAGSSFPYLEFYPKPGQARAVQIDLDASRIGLRYPAEVGLVGQCWDVLRALLPLLKHRADRTFLTEAQGWMAQWNTLMEERGRRMDMPLKPQVVVRAVNEFLADDAIVCCDTGTVTTWVARHIKMREQMEFSASGTLATMGNGLPYSLGAGIAYPGRQVVCIAGDGGFTMLMGELATLVKYALPVTIIVLKNNLFGMIKWEQLAFEGNPQYGVDLQPIDFAAYARACGATGFTVENPNQVREVLRQAFATVGPVVVQAVIDPLEAPLPGKITTEQAWQFAKALARGQEDRWGIIKTLVAGKIREVI; encoded by the coding sequence ATGAGCAGCACCGTCGCAGACCTGTTAGTCGACCGTTTGATCGCCTGGGGGGTCGACACGGTCTTCAGCCTGCCGGGTGACGGCATCAACGGCATTTACGAAGCCCTCCGCACCAGGCAGGAACGCATCGCTCTCATCCAGGTGCGCCACGAGGAGTCTGCCGCCCTGGCTGCCTGCGGCTACGCCAAGTTCACCAGGCGATTGGGAGTCTGCCTCGCCACGTCCGGACCCGGTGGCATTCACCTGCTCAACGGACTGTATGACGCGAGGAGCGACGGTCAGCCGGTGCTGGCGATCACCGGGCATACGTTCCATGACTTGATCGGGACGCACTATCAACAGGACGTCAGCCTGGACAAACTGTTCAGCGACGTGGCCCTCTACAGTGAACGGGTGATGGGGCCGGCGCACGTAAGCAATGTGGTCGATGAAGCGATCAAGACCGCCATCTCCCGTCGCACGGTGGCCCACATCACCATTCCAAAAGATATGCAGGATTGGAGCGCACAGGATCACGGCTCCAAGGCCAATGTGCAGGGACATAGCGGAGACCGGTACAGCGATCCGTTGCCGTTACCCGCCCCATCCGTGATGGAGCGTGCCGCCGACCTCATCAATGCCGGGTCGAAGATCGCGATCCTCGCCGGCCGCGGCTGCCTGGGCGCGAAATCTGAAATTCTCCAGCTCGCGGAAACGCTCGGGGCTCCGATCGTGAAGCCTCTGCTGGGAAAAGGCGTCGTGCCGGACGATCATCCCTTGACCACCGGAGGAATCGGCCTGCTGGGCACCGCCCCCTCGCAGGAAGTCCTCGAGGCTTGCGATACCCTCATCATCGCCGGCAGCAGCTTCCCCTATCTGGAGTTCTATCCCAAACCGGGTCAGGCCAGGGCCGTTCAAATCGACCTCGATGCGAGCCGCATCGGCCTTCGATATCCGGCCGAGGTGGGATTAGTCGGACAGTGCTGGGATGTCCTCCGCGCGCTGCTTCCGCTCCTAAAGCACAGAGCCGACCGCACATTTCTGACGGAAGCTCAGGGGTGGATGGCGCAATGGAACACATTGATGGAGGAACGCGGCCGTCGCATGGACATGCCGCTGAAACCTCAAGTCGTCGTTCGAGCGGTGAATGAGTTCCTTGCAGACGATGCCATCGTCTGCTGTGATACCGGGACTGTGACGACGTGGGTCGCCCGGCATATCAAGATGAGAGAACAGATGGAATTTTCCGCCTCAGGGACACTGGCCACGATGGGCAACGGACTGCCCTATAGTCTGGGAGCCGGCATAGCCTATCCGGGACGTCAGGTAGTCTGTATCGCGGGAGACGGGGGATTCACCATGTTGATGGGCGAGTTGGCCACACTCGTGAAATACGCCTTACCCGTCACAATCATCGTCTTGAAGAACAATCTGTTCGGCATGATCAAATGGGAGCAATTGGCTTTTGAGGGTAACCCGCAATACGGCGTCGATCTCCAGCCGATCGACTTTGCGGCCTATGCGAGAGCCTGCGGCGCGACAGGATTCACGGTGGAAAACCCAAACCAGGTTCGGGAAGTACTGCGACAGGCATTTGCCACCGTAGGTCCTGTCGTCGTGCAAGCCGTCATTGACCCGCTGGAGGCCCCGCTGCCCGGAAAAATCACCACAGAACAAGCCTGGCAATTCGCGAAGGCGCTGGCGCGTGGACAGGAAGACCGCTGGGGCATTATCAAGACGTTGGTAGCCGGAAAAATCAGGGAAGTGATCTGA
- a CDS encoding YihY/virulence factor BrkB family protein, with amino-acid sequence MPASLSSSSPRWNPWKLGGLGWKALVRRLWRESLHDEILGRAAQLAYYFLLALFPALLFLTAFIGLFPLKQTMPELMQYLRTVLPADALSLLEKYLENVMKGSSGDILSLGLLGALWASSSGVTAIMEALNVVYGAKETRPYWKVRLVASLLTIGLAGFIIVSITLILYGARIGEWIADIVGLGWLFLITWNLAQWPVAVTLMLLALAIIYYVCPDVKQNWRWVTPGSVCAGALWLLVSLAFKVYVEHFGNYNAAYGSIAGVIVLMLWLYLTGVVILLGGEINAQIQQAASSLRIRQEKAPQPVPAPAN; translated from the coding sequence GTGCCTGCGTCCCTGAGTAGTTCATCGCCCCGCTGGAATCCCTGGAAACTGGGCGGCCTCGGTTGGAAGGCATTGGTCCGCCGTTTGTGGCGGGAAAGTCTGCACGATGAAATTCTCGGACGCGCCGCACAGTTGGCGTACTACTTTCTGCTGGCCCTCTTTCCGGCGCTCTTGTTCCTCACGGCATTCATCGGTCTCTTTCCCCTGAAACAAACGATGCCGGAGTTGATGCAATACCTGAGGACCGTCCTCCCTGCGGATGCCCTCTCCCTGCTGGAGAAATATCTGGAAAATGTGATGAAGGGCAGCAGTGGCGACATCCTGTCCCTTGGACTGTTAGGCGCCCTCTGGGCTTCCTCCAGCGGTGTGACGGCCATCATGGAAGCGCTCAATGTAGTCTATGGAGCCAAGGAAACGAGGCCGTATTGGAAGGTGAGGCTGGTTGCCTCGTTGCTCACGATCGGCCTCGCGGGGTTCATTATCGTTTCCATCACGCTGATTCTCTATGGCGCCCGCATCGGTGAATGGATCGCCGATATCGTCGGGCTCGGATGGCTCTTCCTCATCACGTGGAACCTTGCGCAGTGGCCGGTCGCCGTGACGTTGATGCTCCTGGCCCTGGCAATTATTTATTACGTCTGTCCGGACGTGAAGCAGAACTGGCGTTGGGTCACACCTGGATCTGTCTGCGCGGGGGCGCTCTGGCTCCTGGTGTCCCTGGCATTTAAGGTCTATGTCGAGCATTTTGGAAACTACAATGCAGCCTATGGCTCCATCGCAGGGGTGATCGTCTTAATGTTATGGCTTTATCTCACCGGGGTGGTGATCCTGCTCGGAGGAGAAATCAATGCCCAGATTCAACAGGCCGCCTCATCGCTCCGCATCCGGCAGGAAAAGGCGCCACAACCTGTCCCGGCCCCTGCGAATTGA